From the SAR202 cluster bacterium genome, one window contains:
- a CDS encoding YihY/virulence factor BrkB family protein gives MRYFLKHFFETKSHYFASSIAFWLFFSMFPIILLIGSVGEYTTQDKDTQMLLVEGFISTIIPTFSQEFIEVQILNSAKNNQIGSLLGMIGLLITTLSVFSAIRNTFNYVWGIDHEGPSYISKWLIDIKMLFYTYIFISILVLLNSSTISFIPTIHFKIFTFPTIDQDTNFFIWILIITTKLIFTSLAMYLVFKTALYTKVRPLFIFYGSFVASFGVHICTTILSWYFEINPQIEIVYGSLQSVICLLTWSYGIAISINLGSLTAKILHFRNL, from the coding sequence ATGAGATATTTTTTAAAACACTTTTTTGAAACCAAATCACATTATTTTGCATCGTCAATAGCTTTCTGGTTATTCTTTTCTATGTTTCCAATTATATTGCTTATTGGATCAGTGGGAGAATATACAACACAAGATAAAGATACTCAAATGCTTTTAGTTGAAGGTTTTATTAGCACAATAATTCCCACATTCTCCCAAGAATTCATAGAAGTACAAATACTAAATTCTGCAAAAAACAACCAAATTGGCAGTCTTCTAGGAATGATTGGGTTATTAATTACTACCTTAAGTGTGTTCAGTGCTATTAGGAACACTTTTAATTATGTGTGGGGAATCGATCACGAAGGTCCATCTTACATTTCAAAATGGTTAATTGACATTAAAATGCTTTTCTATACCTATATATTTATCTCTATATTAGTTCTATTAAATAGTTCTACTATTTCATTTATACCAACAATTCATTTCAAAATTTTCACTTTCCCCACAATAGATCAAGATACTAATTTTTTTATTTGGATACTTATTATTACAACTAAACTAATTTTCACAAGTTTAGCAATGTATTTGGTATTTAAGACTGCTCTATATACCAAAGTGAGGCCATTATTTATATTTTATGGATCTTTTGTTGCTAGCTTTGGTGTTCATATATGTACAACAATACTTAGTTGGTATTTTGAAATTAATCCCCAAATAGAGATAGTTTACGGATCGCTTCAGTCAGTAATATGTTTATTAACCTGGTCGTATGGAATTGCTATATCGATCAATCTTGGATCTCTGACTGCTAAAATATTACATTTCAGAAATCTATAA
- a CDS encoding quinone oxidoreductase: MKAVQVKEFGGSEVLNYTDVETPSISSNELLIKHESIGVNFIDIYQRSGAYPMDLPFIPGSEGAGIVTEVGKNIKNFKVGDKVAYSMASGGYAEYTKVTENTVVSVPESIDFTIAAASILQGMTAHYLAYSTFQLQPEHTCLIHAGAGGVGLLLIQMAKNIGAKVITTVSTEEKKQLALEAGADEVIIYTKQNFVEEVSKITNGKGLPVVYDSVGNTTFNGSVDCLHSRGYMVLYGQSSGAVSPVDPQLLNRKGSIYLTRPSLGAYMQTRDELNWRSGDIFKWIEEEKLKVRIGLSLPLSKAAQAQDDLGARKTTGKVVLIP, encoded by the coding sequence ATGAAAGCGGTTCAAGTTAAAGAGTTTGGTGGTAGTGAGGTTTTAAATTACACGGATGTTGAGACTCCATCAATATCTAGTAACGAACTTTTGATAAAGCACGAATCTATAGGTGTTAATTTTATAGATATCTATCAAAGATCAGGGGCTTATCCAATGGATTTACCATTTATTCCGGGTTCAGAAGGTGCAGGCATAGTTACTGAGGTGGGCAAAAACATAAAAAATTTTAAAGTTGGAGATAAAGTAGCATATTCTATGGCAAGTGGTGGATATGCAGAATATACCAAAGTCACTGAAAATACAGTTGTTTCAGTTCCAGAGAGCATTGATTTTACCATTGCTGCTGCATCAATTTTACAGGGAATGACTGCACATTATTTAGCATATTCTACATTTCAATTACAGCCTGAACACACATGTTTAATCCATGCAGGTGCTGGAGGAGTTGGGTTACTCCTTATACAAATGGCCAAAAATATTGGAGCAAAGGTTATAACTACAGTTTCAACAGAAGAGAAAAAGCAATTGGCATTAGAGGCAGGTGCAGATGAAGTGATTATATATACGAAACAAAATTTTGTGGAGGAAGTAAGTAAGATTACCAACGGAAAGGGATTGCCTGTTGTTTATGATTCTGTAGGAAATACTACGTTTAATGGAAGCGTAGATTGTTTACATTCTCGTGGGTACATGGTTCTTTATGGGCAATCAAGTGGTGCAGTATCCCCAGTAGACCCCCAGTTATTGAATAGAAAAGGTTCTATATATTTAACAAGACCTAGTTTGGGAGCTTATATGCAAACTAGAGATGAGTTAAATTGGAGGTCTGGCGATATTTTTAAATGGATAGAAGAGGAAAAGTTAAAGGTGAGAATAGGTTTGTCTTTACCTTTATCTAAGGCAGCGCAAGCACAGGATGACTTGGGTGCACGAAAAACTACTGGCAAAGTAGTTCTTATTCCATAA
- a CDS encoding KH domain-containing protein: MKELVEYIAKSLASNPDEVIVEEEEDDEGKVILKLTVAEEDKGKLIGREGRVAQAIRVLLRVAAVKAGTRVNLEIL; the protein is encoded by the coding sequence ATGAAAGAACTTGTTGAATACATCGCAAAATCCTTAGCTAGTAACCCTGACGAGGTAATAGTAGAGGAAGAAGAGGACGACGAAGGGAAAGTTATTCTTAAACTCACAGTTGCTGAAGAAGATAAAGGAAAACTGATAGGCCGCGAGGGAAGAGTTGCTCAAGCAATAAGAGTTCTCTTAAGAGTAGCTGCAGTTAAAGCAGGAACCAGAGTTAATTTAGAAATTCTCTAA
- a CDS encoding 4a-hydroxytetrahydrobiopterin dehydratase: MKELANQKCVACERGAPKADDELIHQFLQTFDEWNLITENNIPKLKRIYKFNNFKLALEFSNLIGDMAEEEGHHPLIITEWGKVTIKWWTHKIKNLHLNDLIAASKTENLYINVSQ; this comes from the coding sequence ATGAAAGAATTGGCTAATCAAAAATGTGTTGCTTGTGAAAGAGGCGCACCTAAGGCTGATGATGAATTAATTCATCAGTTTTTACAAACATTTGATGAGTGGAACCTGATTACAGAAAACAACATTCCTAAATTAAAGAGGATATATAAATTTAATAATTTTAAATTAGCTTTAGAATTTTCTAATTTAATTGGAGACATGGCAGAAGAAGAAGGACATCATCCCTTAATCATTACAGAATGGGGTAAAGTTACTATTAAGTGGTGGACTCATAAAATAAAAAACCTGCATTTAAATGACCTTATTGCTGCTTCTAAAACTGAGAATTTGTACATAAATGTTTCTCAATAG
- the rimM gene encoding 16S rRNA processing protein RimM: protein MMESDLVAVGQIFSIFGVKGQIKVRPLSDIKSRFTTGNKIIINNQEVLIQKSSKQKWYYILLLDGYNTPEKAKTLKEKYIYVKPSQTPPQQNDTYYYYELIGINVFNVNKQYLGRISNILTTGANDVYVITTDNNEEVLVPAIKSVIVDVNIKSQKMTVDQPNWL, encoded by the coding sequence ATGATGGAATCAGATCTTGTTGCTGTTGGTCAGATTTTTTCCATTTTTGGAGTCAAGGGGCAAATAAAAGTAAGACCCCTGTCTGATATTAAGTCCCGTTTCACCACTGGCAACAAAATAATAATTAATAACCAAGAGGTATTAATACAAAAATCTTCTAAACAAAAGTGGTATTACATTTTACTACTCGATGGTTATAACACTCCAGAAAAAGCAAAAACACTTAAAGAGAAATATATTTACGTAAAGCCTTCACAAACCCCGCCACAGCAAAACGATACTTATTATTATTATGAATTAATTGGTATAAATGTATTCAACGTTAACAAACAATATCTGGGTAGAATATCAAATATTCTTACTACTGGTGCAAATGATGTTTACGTTATAACAACTGATAATAATGAAGAAGTACTCGTACCAGCTATAAAATCAGTAATTGTTGATGTAAATATCAAAAGTCAAAAAATGACTGTAGACCAGCCAAATTGGTTATAA
- the rpsP gene encoding 30S ribosomal protein S16, giving the protein MLKIRLKRVGAKKQPSYRVVVADSRSPRDGAFIELVGTYDPKTDPPTINLNHSKIDEWIAKGAQPSDAMKSILNQTTKE; this is encoded by the coding sequence ATGCTAAAAATAAGATTGAAACGTGTTGGAGCAAAAAAACAACCTTCATACAGAGTTGTGGTTGCTGATTCTCGATCTCCAAGAGATGGAGCATTCATTGAGCTCGTCGGCACATATGACCCAAAAACTGACCCCCCAACAATTAACTTAAACCATAGTAAAATAGATGAATGGATTGCTAAAGGAGCTCAGCCCTCTGATGCAATGAAAAGTATTCTTAACCAAACTACAAAAGAATAG
- a CDS encoding HlyD family efflux transporter periplasmic adaptor subunit translates to MSTNIDIDSLLSGKNPNRFSKVLIFLLVIALIGSYFLYDYINNENEEAVFETITTEHVVEKTNLTTSVEAASTIIADEQLQTRFNTSGKVLEIYVSVGDYVEKNQPLAKLINNDSERTLNRAKITLEEAELILQEQTQPLSALETASNNQSIINAQSQVLNAQITLDNLLAGATNLQKSSMEYDLATAKQQVNTAKTTLENLTKSNPETATNISTTEKAVITAGRQIDTTLASLKVARQNYCTTNQNSGVDVCGADDIPLSAINIKALSDQINNVNAISNDLYSLTTSLLQSDASYKNALDNHKLQKQLLDEAKVSSQESLDIAEKRLQNKNDQNTDLLAEPTTEELQQANNTLNQAQASLTVANARNAEDLAGLSEIDIKQLQFSIEKAKITLAEAEETINDLTLKAPFSGTIGSVDIVKGQNVTTNTNAFLLSNLDSISIDMNISETDLPNIKTGQFGIANFNAMPDQSYLFEISTISFIPEISQGVVSYPVKANIITRNNIGSLDMENLQPILVSLGISTEERTEGNNNRTEGSGDRTELLACVEKAIGTSISNPRDIRNLTPEQRTQLQEAGCLNGNRSERGTNRSQQQLNSLRSLLNPTPPHIGMNGSVTIITEIKLDALVIPSKSIKEEGGKSYVLLQNEISKTSEKQFITTGFTDFSQTEIISGLEEGNIILIETQVVKSTTNTTTEEEREGTSLESPNIRRIR, encoded by the coding sequence ATGAGTACAAACATTGATATCGACTCTTTATTATCCGGTAAAAATCCAAACCGTTTCAGCAAAGTTCTTATATTTCTTCTAGTGATAGCTTTAATAGGCTCTTATTTCTTATATGATTATATAAACAATGAAAATGAAGAAGCTGTTTTTGAAACTATTACAACAGAACATGTAGTTGAAAAAACCAATTTAACAACCTCGGTTGAGGCTGCTTCAACAATTATTGCAGACGAACAATTACAAACTCGATTTAATACATCTGGCAAAGTTCTAGAAATCTATGTTTCAGTTGGAGATTATGTAGAAAAAAACCAACCATTAGCTAAATTAATAAACAATGATTCTGAAAGAACATTGAATCGAGCCAAAATTACACTCGAAGAAGCAGAATTAATACTGCAAGAACAAACACAACCTCTTTCTGCTCTGGAAACAGCATCTAATAATCAATCTATAATAAATGCTCAATCTCAGGTGTTAAATGCTCAAATTACACTAGACAACTTACTAGCTGGCGCAACAAATTTACAAAAGTCTTCAATGGAATATGATCTTGCTACGGCTAAACAACAAGTTAATACAGCCAAAACAACATTAGAAAATTTAACTAAATCTAATCCTGAAACAGCCACAAATATCAGCACAACAGAAAAAGCTGTAATTACTGCAGGTCGGCAAATAGATACAACATTGGCTAGTTTAAAAGTTGCTAGGCAAAACTATTGCACAACAAATCAAAATTCGGGCGTTGATGTATGTGGAGCAGATGATATTCCACTTAGTGCTATAAATATAAAAGCTTTAAGTGATCAAATTAATAATGTAAATGCTATTAGTAACGATTTATACTCATTAACTACATCTTTATTACAATCTGATGCATCCTATAAAAATGCTCTAGATAATCATAAATTGCAAAAACAACTATTAGATGAAGCTAAAGTAAGTTCGCAAGAATCTTTAGATATAGCAGAAAAACGATTACAAAATAAAAATGATCAGAATACCGACTTATTAGCTGAACCAACAACTGAGGAGTTACAGCAAGCAAATAACACTTTAAATCAAGCACAAGCTTCTTTAACAGTTGCAAACGCACGTAATGCTGAAGATTTAGCTGGGCTTAGTGAAATAGACATTAAACAATTACAATTTTCTATTGAAAAAGCAAAAATCACGCTTGCAGAAGCTGAAGAAACCATAAATGATCTAACGCTAAAAGCTCCATTTTCAGGAACTATAGGAAGTGTTGACATAGTTAAAGGTCAAAATGTAACTACAAATACAAATGCTTTCTTGTTATCAAATTTGGATTCTATAAGTATAGATATGAACATATCTGAAACAGATTTACCTAACATAAAAACCGGACAATTTGGTATAGCTAATTTCAATGCCATGCCCGATCAATCTTATCTCTTTGAAATATCTACGATAAGTTTCATTCCAGAAATAAGCCAGGGTGTGGTTTCTTATCCTGTAAAAGCAAATATTATTACTAGAAATAATATCGGATCTTTAGATATGGAAAATTTACAACCTATACTGGTTTCGCTAGGAATTTCTACCGAAGAAAGAACTGAAGGAAATAATAATAGAACTGAAGGAAGTGGCGATAGAACCGAACTGCTAGCTTGTGTGGAAAAAGCTATTGGTACCTCTATTTCAAATCCAAGAGATATAAGAAATCTAACTCCTGAGCAACGAACTCAATTACAAGAAGCCGGCTGCCTTAATGGCAATAGGTCTGAACGAGGAACTAACAGGTCTCAACAACAATTAAACTCTTTGAGAAGTTTATTAAATCCTACACCTCCACACATCGGTATGAATGGTTCAGTAACAATAATAACTGAGATAAAATTAGATGCCTTGGTGATACCTTCTAAATCAATTAAAGAAGAAGGCGGAAAATCTTATGTTTTGTTACAAAATGAAATAAGCAAAACTTCAGAAAAACAATTTATAACCACCGGATTTACAGATTTTTCTCAGACGGAAATTATTTCTGGTCTTGAAGAAGGAAATATTATTTTGATTGAAACACAAGTAGTAAAATCTACAACAAATACAACTACAGAAGAAGAAAGGGAAGGCACTTCTCTTGAAAGCCCAAATATCAGAAGAATACGATGA
- a CDS encoding ABC transporter ATP-binding protein, with product MIKLENITKEYITDAGKVKALNGINLSIPDGEIIAITGQSGSGKSSLMNVIGCLDTPTSGKYYIDTADISLLSDFQLSRLRGKIFGFIFQSYNLLPRLTALEQVELPLIYQKDSNRRKKAATALAMLGLAERIYHTPNQLSGGEQQRVAIARSIVINPKIILADEPTGALDTKTSSEVMDILIKLAKEQGITIVLVTHEPHIASLAERQIKMSDGNITEDLYTKNNGVAL from the coding sequence ATGATAAAACTCGAAAATATTACAAAAGAATACATAACTGATGCTGGTAAAGTAAAAGCCCTTAATGGAATTAATTTATCAATACCGGACGGAGAAATTATAGCTATTACTGGGCAATCTGGATCTGGAAAAAGTAGTTTAATGAACGTTATAGGATGTTTGGATACACCAACTTCTGGAAAGTACTACATTGATACGGCAGATATCAGCTTATTATCTGATTTTCAATTATCACGACTTCGCGGTAAGATTTTTGGATTCATTTTCCAAAGTTATAATCTACTTCCACGTCTAACTGCTTTGGAGCAAGTGGAATTACCCTTGATTTATCAAAAAGATTCTAATAGAAGGAAAAAAGCGGCCACTGCACTAGCAATGCTTGGGTTAGCTGAAAGAATTTATCACACGCCTAATCAACTATCTGGTGGAGAACAACAAAGAGTAGCGATAGCAAGATCCATTGTTATAAATCCCAAAATCATTCTTGCCGATGAACCCACTGGGGCATTAGATACAAAAACTAGCTCAGAAGTTATGGATATTTTGATTAAATTAGCCAAAGAACAGGGGATAACTATTGTCCTAGTTACCCATGAGCCACATATTGCATCTTTAGCTGAACGACAAATAAAAATGAGCGATGGAAATATTACCGAAGATTTATACACAAAAAATAATGGTGTAGCTCTATGA
- a CDS encoding FtsX-like permease family protein, whose translation MSLFDGFLTALKAISANGLRSFLTMLGLLIGVGSVIVLVSIGQGTQAGIKEEITNLGTDLLFVSPGSASEQGVRGRRGSARTLFAEDVIAIREANLPGVEAAAPQLNIGNAQAIVGSLNQEIQLVGTDSDYLNVRNLSVSEGTFISPKDISSGSLYMVLGSNIATALFPEENPVGKTIRTSFFNGRISFNFKVIGVLLPTGGESVQDDYAFIPVSSAQQRLRGLQNTSGKTIINQITIKTSPNIDQQKVSEFITEFLKRHHQVDEPDFTVTSQTQLLETVNEIGTTISLLLGSIAGISLFVGGIGVMNIMLVSVTERTREIGIRRAIGATGPDIALQFLIEALALSILGGIAGILLGITSSTLLDGYEIAETPLITIITPWSIVLAFTVASVVGIVSGLYPAWRASLLDPITALRNQ comes from the coding sequence ATGAGTTTATTTGATGGATTTTTAACTGCCTTAAAAGCAATAAGCGCAAATGGTTTAAGAAGTTTTCTAACCATGTTAGGTTTACTTATTGGTGTTGGCTCAGTAATTGTTCTAGTATCGATTGGGCAAGGAACTCAAGCAGGAATTAAAGAAGAAATTACTAATCTTGGTACAGATTTATTGTTTGTTAGCCCTGGTTCTGCTAGTGAACAAGGTGTTAGGGGTCGCCGAGGTAGTGCCAGAACTCTATTTGCTGAAGATGTTATAGCTATACGAGAGGCTAATTTACCTGGAGTAGAAGCTGCAGCTCCGCAATTAAATATTGGGAACGCACAAGCAATTGTAGGCTCATTAAACCAAGAAATACAGCTAGTAGGTACTGATAGTGATTATCTTAATGTACGAAATTTATCCGTATCTGAAGGAACATTCATTTCGCCAAAAGATATTTCATCAGGTTCTTTATATATGGTACTCGGTTCAAATATTGCAACCGCTTTATTTCCTGAAGAAAATCCAGTAGGAAAAACAATTAGAACTTCTTTTTTTAATGGAAGAATTTCATTCAATTTTAAAGTTATTGGTGTATTGCTACCAACTGGGGGAGAAAGTGTACAAGATGATTATGCTTTCATCCCAGTGAGTTCGGCACAACAACGACTAAGAGGGCTTCAAAACACATCGGGAAAAACGATTATTAACCAAATAACTATTAAAACTTCGCCAAATATTGACCAACAAAAGGTTTCAGAATTCATAACAGAATTTTTAAAACGACATCACCAAGTTGATGAACCCGATTTCACTGTAACGAGCCAAACTCAATTATTGGAAACAGTTAATGAAATAGGAACTACAATATCACTACTACTAGGTAGTATAGCTGGAATATCCCTGTTTGTTGGAGGAATTGGAGTTATGAATATCATGCTTGTATCGGTTACAGAAAGAACAAGAGAAATTGGTATCAGGCGAGCTATAGGTGCCACAGGTCCAGATATTGCTCTTCAATTTTTAATAGAAGCACTTGCACTATCAATATTGGGCGGTATAGCAGGAATATTGCTCGGAATTACAAGCTCTACATTATTGGATGGTTATGAAATTGCCGAAACCCCACTAATAACAATAATAACCCCTTGGAGTATAGTTCTTGCTTTTACTGTGGCTTCTGTTGTGGGAATTGTTTCTGGTTTATACCCAGCATGGAGAGCTTCGCTATTAGATCCAATAACGGCTTTAAGAAACCAATAA
- a CDS encoding MFS transporter has translation MLNSLKNPMVFLLTSILVLSLVPFSTFVAAIPLIENQWELINTEVGAISGVYFLGYVLGAILLVPMSDKYSTKNTFFFAVCVSSFSHLAFSIFANGLFSALLLRFISGASFSAIYVIGQKIIGQNISAELRGSSIGLYVTGFYAGSGISLLLAGYLLLLFSWETVYLLVSCISIISILLGLIFIIKIDLLPTNPGSALLNLKVLLNKRLFVASFSYAMHAWELYIMRMWFPVFLAYLYIESGSELNSSAALASTIAGIIAIVASFTPLLGASYSDGKNRAKIAIFILAISSVLSLLIGLTVLLPIIFAIIIGFIWTLFVGSDSAIYTTLITENAQPEELSSSLAVHTVFAFGTAAISPLIFGVILDVFGRNELGWFVGFFTSSICALFAMMFLYLVYVRKE, from the coding sequence TTGCTAAATTCATTAAAAAATCCAATGGTTTTTTTACTAACCTCTATATTAGTCTTGAGCTTAGTTCCGTTTTCTACTTTTGTTGCCGCTATACCCTTAATTGAAAACCAGTGGGAATTGATCAATACCGAGGTTGGAGCAATTAGCGGTGTATATTTTTTGGGATATGTTTTAGGTGCAATTTTATTGGTCCCTATGTCAGATAAATATTCAACGAAAAATACATTCTTTTTTGCTGTTTGTGTATCATCATTTTCACACTTAGCTTTTAGTATTTTTGCGAATGGATTATTCTCAGCTTTATTATTGAGGTTCATAAGTGGAGCATCATTTTCTGCTATATATGTCATTGGTCAAAAAATTATTGGGCAAAACATATCTGCTGAATTGAGGGGTTCTTCAATTGGATTATATGTAACAGGATTTTATGCAGGTAGTGGTATTTCATTATTACTAGCTGGTTATTTATTACTTCTTTTTTCTTGGGAAACAGTTTATTTATTGGTTTCTTGTATTTCTATTATTAGTATATTATTAGGATTAATTTTTATAATTAAAATTGATCTTCTTCCAACAAACCCTGGTTCCGCGTTACTGAATCTTAAGGTTTTACTAAACAAAAGACTATTTGTTGCTTCATTTAGTTACGCAATGCATGCATGGGAATTATATATAATGAGAATGTGGTTTCCAGTATTTTTGGCATATTTATATATAGAATCTGGCTCGGAATTGAATTCTAGTGCTGCATTAGCATCTACGATAGCTGGAATTATAGCTATTGTCGCATCGTTTACGCCTCTTTTAGGTGCATCATATTCTGATGGTAAAAATAGAGCAAAAATAGCAATATTTATACTTGCTATAAGTAGTGTTCTTTCTTTACTCATAGGTTTAACAGTTTTATTACCAATAATATTTGCTATTATTATCGGGTTCATTTGGACGCTTTTTGTAGGTTCTGATTCAGCAATATACACTACGTTGATCACAGAAAATGCACAACCTGAAGAGCTGTCATCTAGTTTAGCTGTACATACAGTATTTGCTTTTGGGACAGCAGCAATTTCACCATTAATATTTGGGGTAATACTAGATGTTTTCGGAAGAAACGAATTAGGATGGTTTGTAGGGTTTTTTACATCTTCAATATGTGCATTATTTGCTATGATGTTTTTATATTTGGTCTATGTTCGTAAAGAGTAA
- a CDS encoding MFS transporter — MLSSTGSGTMMQFGYTAFIKPMSVSLKWSRAIISLGMSFRIIVGGLLSLLIGPIIDRYGIGKIMFLSGLIASLCTYLITKVYSPWQFLILFGIAGGFASAGAGEFAIGSVIPKWFIKKRGKALAFGTMGGVLVGVFITPIMAILMDNYGWKYGWFFISGFTLITIIPASFFMKRRPEDIGLLPDGIPIDKNDLEIHVSNNEIREGYSAMKTIVFWQLIIAFNLNGLAITGIVVHELSYLLDNGFSAYTAAFIVSIHAFSGICGRFVWGYFADKIAVKYCLAISSFGAALATLILLQASSIPMALVFAIIYGLNIGGEQLLNAVAWSEYFDRNVLATIRGFSLPFQLLSRAIGPFIAGLLFSINGSYLIPFSLFIITLFCSSFMFLSIKNPKVDYSLRT; from the coding sequence ATGCTATCTAGTACCGGATCCGGCACAATGATGCAATTTGGATATACTGCCTTTATTAAACCTATGTCGGTTTCTCTAAAATGGAGCAGGGCAATAATTTCCCTTGGAATGTCTTTTCGAATAATTGTTGGTGGACTATTAAGTTTATTAATAGGCCCAATAATAGATCGATACGGTATCGGTAAAATTATGTTCTTGTCTGGATTAATTGCTTCTCTATGCACTTATTTAATTACTAAAGTGTATTCTCCATGGCAATTTCTTATCCTTTTTGGAATTGCTGGAGGATTTGCTTCGGCCGGGGCAGGTGAATTTGCTATCGGGTCTGTTATTCCTAAATGGTTTATTAAAAAACGTGGAAAAGCTTTGGCTTTTGGGACTATGGGAGGGGTGCTAGTTGGAGTTTTTATAACACCTATTATGGCCATTTTAATGGATAACTATGGATGGAAATATGGATGGTTTTTTATATCTGGATTTACCTTAATAACAATAATTCCTGCTTCGTTTTTTATGAAACGAAGGCCTGAAGATATTGGATTACTTCCAGATGGAATACCGATTGATAAAAATGATCTAGAAATACATGTAAGTAATAATGAAATAAGAGAAGGATATAGTGCAATGAAAACAATTGTTTTCTGGCAATTAATTATCGCTTTCAATCTTAATGGACTTGCCATTACCGGAATAGTTGTACATGAATTGAGTTACCTATTAGACAATGGCTTTTCTGCCTATACTGCAGCTTTTATTGTTAGTATACATGCTTTCTCAGGCATATGCGGAAGATTTGTTTGGGGATACTTTGCAGATAAAATTGCCGTGAAATATTGTCTAGCAATTTCATCCTTTGGTGCTGCATTAGCCACATTGATTTTACTGCAGGCATCATCTATACCAATGGCTTTAGTATTTGCTATTATCTATGGATTGAATATTGGCGGTGAACAATTGCTAAATGCAGTTGCCTGGTCGGAATATTTTGACAGAAATGTCCTTGCTACAATAAGAGGATTTAGCTTACCGTTTCAACTATTAAGTAGAGCAATAGGCCCATTTATCGCAGGTCTTCTATTTAGCATTAATGGATCATATTTAATCCCATTCAGTTTATTCATTATTACATTATTTTGTTCGAGCTTTATGTTTCTTAGTATTAAAAATCCTAAGGTTGATTACTCTTTACGAACATAG